A stretch of the Candidatus Aminicenantes bacterium genome encodes the following:
- a CDS encoding PAS domain S-box protein, translated as MKSKKPVGRSPAAASQKLEQLKGRVQKRTRDLVNASRALRESEQRYRDLVSQLPNGVLVHKKGKIALVNDYILEATQYSLDEIIGLSVLDFVHPDDRGLVEKNMTMRQAGGHAPQGYEIRVAGRKGEWRTVVIQGKNIVYESEPAVLSVLSDITEQRHSEKIQDAIYKISEATQMAGSLPELYHSIHQIISGLMRAENFYIALFDRAARLLSFPYFVDEFDPPPATRGLEKGVTEYVLRTGVPLLATPEILDELEKRGEVELIGAPSIDWLGVPLKIRETTIGVLVVQTYSPGLRYGQDEKNILIFVSNQVAMAIEHKRAEASLRRSEHKNRAILSAIPDLIFLLDKDGVFLDYKAEKDTQLLVKPEVFLGKRVDDVLPQQLAELTMKNIRLTLQTHELQVYEYELAIDQRLQYFEARSALCGSDEVLVVIRNLTEKRRLEQQVLQSQKMESLGTLAGGIAHDFNNILAGILGYASFLKAKLSPGHDFFKYVDTIERSAIRAADLTSKLMAFTRGDKVNHKPLSINKLIRETLEIISQTFDKSIRIETNLDESLPTVMGDAGQIQQVVMNLCVNARDAMSNGGRLSIVTEMAVFRKVDPLVPEGAGPGSYVKMTVSDSGAGMDKEVLSRIFDPFFTTKATGQGSGLGLSVVYGIVKGHEGFVTVNSRPGHGSKFNIFFPVSGQPEISDQILTETLRGRNELIFVVDDEKDIRSFIKEVLQSHGYRVLLAANGDQAVDVYKKRGQEIALVILDVVMPGMGGEEAFLKMKEINPRIMALLSTGYSQNGRVSEILNKGVRGFIQKPYDFNQLLAKLRQILDQGE; from the coding sequence ATGAAATCGAAAAAGCCCGTGGGGCGTTCGCCGGCGGCGGCAAGCCAGAAACTCGAACAGTTAAAGGGCCGGGTACAGAAGCGCACCCGGGATTTGGTCAATGCCAGCCGCGCCCTGCGCGAAAGCGAGCAGCGCTACCGCGATCTGGTCTCCCAGTTGCCCAATGGGGTGTTGGTTCACAAAAAAGGAAAGATCGCCCTGGTCAACGACTATATCCTCGAGGCAACCCAGTATTCGCTGGACGAGATCATCGGACTGTCAGTCCTGGACTTTGTCCATCCCGACGACCGGGGGTTGGTCGAAAAGAACATGACCATGCGCCAGGCCGGCGGCCATGCTCCCCAGGGATACGAGATCCGGGTCGCCGGCAGGAAAGGCGAATGGCGCACGGTGGTGATCCAGGGCAAAAACATCGTGTATGAGAGTGAACCTGCCGTTCTGTCGGTATTGAGCGACATCACGGAACAAAGGCATTCGGAAAAAATCCAGGACGCGATCTATAAAATTTCCGAGGCCACGCAGATGGCCGGCAGCCTGCCCGAGCTGTACCATTCCATCCACCAGATCATCTCCGGGCTCATGCGCGCCGAGAATTTTTATATCGCCCTGTTCGACCGGGCGGCCCGGCTGTTGAGTTTTCCCTACTTCGTCGACGAGTTCGACCCGCCGCCGGCGACCCGCGGGCTGGAAAAGGGGGTGACCGAATACGTGCTGCGCACCGGCGTCCCGCTGCTGGCCACGCCCGAAATCCTCGACGAGCTCGAAAAGCGGGGCGAGGTCGAGCTGATCGGCGCCCCTTCCATCGACTGGCTGGGCGTGCCGCTGAAGATCCGGGAGACGACCATCGGCGTGCTGGTCGTGCAGACCTATTCGCCCGGCCTGCGCTACGGCCAGGATGAGAAGAACATCCTGATCTTCGTCTCCAACCAGGTGGCCATGGCCATCGAGCACAAGCGGGCCGAGGCCAGCCTGCGGCGCAGCGAGCACAAGAACCGCGCCATCCTGAGCGCCATACCTGACCTGATTTTCCTGCTCGACAAGGACGGGGTGTTTTTGGACTACAAGGCGGAAAAGGACACCCAGCTCCTGGTGAAGCCTGAAGTGTTCCTGGGCAAGCGGGTCGACGACGTGCTGCCGCAGCAGCTGGCGGAGCTGACCATGAAAAACATCCGCCTCACCCTGCAAACCCACGAGCTGCAGGTGTACGAATATGAACTTGCCATCGATCAGCGGCTGCAGTATTTTGAAGCGCGCAGCGCCCTGTGCGGCAGCGACGAGGTTCTGGTGGTTATCCGCAACTTGACCGAAAAGCGCCGCCTGGAGCAGCAGGTGCTGCAGTCCCAGAAAATGGAGAGCCTGGGCACGTTGGCCGGCGGCATCGCCCATGATTTCAACAATATCCTGGCTGGCATCCTCGGCTATGCCTCTTTTCTGAAAGCGAAACTGAGCCCAGGCCACGATTTTTTCAAATATGTGGATACCATCGAACGCAGCGCCATCCGCGCCGCCGACCTGACCTCCAAGCTTATGGCTTTCACCCGCGGCGACAAGGTGAATCACAAACCGCTGAGCATCAATAAACTGATCCGGGAAACCCTGGAAATCATCAGCCAAACGTTCGATAAATCCATCCGCATCGAGACCAACCTGGATGAATCGCTGCCCACCGTCATGGGTGACGCCGGGCAGATCCAACAGGTGGTAATGAACCTGTGCGTCAACGCGCGGGACGCCATGAGCAATGGCGGCAGGCTGTCCATCGTGACCGAGATGGCTGTTTTCAGGAAGGTCGATCCGCTGGTGCCCGAGGGCGCCGGCCCGGGGTCTTATGTGAAAATGACCGTCAGCGATTCGGGGGCCGGGATGGACAAGGAGGTCCTGTCCAGGATCTTTGATCCTTTTTTCACCACCAAAGCCACCGGGCAGGGCAGCGGGCTCGGCTTGTCGGTCGTTTACGGCATTGTCAAGGGTCATGAGGGGTTTGTCACAGTAAACAGCCGGCCGGGTCACGGCAGCAAGTTCAACATCTTTTTCCCGGTTAGCGGCCAGCCGGAGATTTCCGATCAGATTTTGACCGAAACGCTGCGCGGCAGGAACGAACTGATCTTCGTGGTCGACGATGAAAAGGATATTCGTTCCTTTATCAAAGAAGTGCTGCAGAGCCACGGCTACCGGGTTTTACTCGCCGCCAACGGCGATCAGGCGGTCGATGTATACAAAAAGCGCGGCCAGGAAATCGCGCTGGTCATCCTGGACGTGGTCATGCCGGGAATGGGCGGCGAGGAAGCATTCCTGAAAATGAAGGAAATCAATCCGCGCATCATGGCCCTGCTTTCGACCGGCTACAGCCAGAACGGCCGCGTCAGCGAGATCCTGAACAAGGGGGTCAGGGGATTCATCCAGAAGCCCTACGATTTCAACCAACTGCTGGCTAAACTCCGACAAATCCTGGATCAGGGAGAGTAG
- a CDS encoding M48 family metallopeptidase, with protein MKKIERAFFGLILLALILVVLSCAINPVSGKRELMLFSEKQEIAMGQETDQQIRQQFGIYESKGLQDYINGVGQKMVPYSHRPNLKYHFAVLDTAVVNAFAAPGGYIYVTRGILALMGSEAELAVVLGHEMGHVAARHSMKQLSGQLLAQVGLAVGSILSKDIRKLAWLAGIGMQLLFLKFSRSDEYQADSLGIGYARQARYAPGEMLRFFTALENMSADSGGHGLPTFLSTHPMTSDRIAKVRELVSSQDARLAVKSEPYLSKLDGMVYGDNPKQGFLENGVFYHPEMAFQFAIPIGLYVHRHERPQRGRCFPAAARPRHSFISAAERSRLSESPTQPPEPGPRRRQSDLAGDFQFGRRGPKNVETARGVQRHRPGEHSRSTAVDQAR; from the coding sequence ATGAAAAAAATTGAAAGGGCGTTTTTTGGGCTGATCCTACTGGCCCTGATTTTGGTTGTTCTCAGCTGTGCCATCAATCCGGTCAGCGGCAAGCGAGAATTGATGCTGTTTTCCGAAAAACAAGAGATCGCCATGGGCCAGGAGACCGACCAGCAGATCCGACAGCAGTTCGGCATCTACGAGAGCAAGGGATTGCAGGACTATATCAACGGCGTCGGCCAGAAAATGGTGCCGTATTCGCACCGCCCCAATCTGAAGTACCACTTTGCCGTCCTGGACACGGCGGTGGTCAACGCCTTCGCCGCCCCCGGAGGCTACATCTACGTCACGCGCGGCATCCTGGCCCTGATGGGCAGCGAAGCCGAGCTCGCCGTCGTACTGGGCCACGAGATGGGCCATGTCGCCGCCCGCCATTCGATGAAGCAGCTGAGCGGCCAGCTGCTGGCCCAGGTGGGCCTGGCCGTGGGCAGCATCCTGAGCAAGGACATCCGCAAGCTGGCCTGGCTGGCCGGGATCGGCATGCAGCTGCTTTTCCTCAAGTTCAGCCGCAGCGACGAGTACCAGGCCGATTCCCTGGGCATCGGTTATGCCCGCCAAGCCCGGTATGCCCCGGGCGAGATGCTGCGCTTTTTTACCGCCCTGGAGAATATGAGTGCCGATTCGGGAGGACACGGCCTTCCCACTTTCCTTTCCACCCACCCGATGACCAGTGACCGCATCGCCAAGGTCAGGGAGTTGGTCTCCAGCCAGGATGCCCGCCTGGCGGTCAAGAGCGAACCCTACCTGAGCAAGCTCGACGGCATGGTCTACGGCGATAACCCCAAACAGGGTTTCCTCGAGAACGGCGTCTTCTACCACCCGGAAATGGCTTTCCAATTCGCGATTCCCATCGGTCTTTACGTTCATCGCCATGAGCGTCCTCAGCGCGGCCGATGTTTTCCAGCCGCTGCTCGACCGCGCCATTCTTTCATTTCAGCAGCTGAGCGATCCCGCCTATCTGAATCGCCAACCCAGCCGCCTGAGCCTGGTCCGCGCCGACGGCAGTCGGACCTTGCAGGGGATTTTCAGTTCGGCCGGCGTGGACCGAAAAATGTGGAAACAGCTCGGGGTGTTCAACGCCATCGGCCTGGAGAGCATTCCCGATCAACGGCAGTTGATCAAGCTCGTTAG
- the metK gene encoding methionine adenosyltransferase gives MIKGKYLFTSESVCAGHPDKVCDQISDSILDACLKQDPDSRVAIETLTKTGMVLVAGELTTKAYVNIPTIVRQTLKEIGYTSSHYGIEYETCAVLVHIEEQSPDIAMGVNTARGHEQGAGDQGMMFGYATNETANYMPLPIAMAHKLTARLAQVRKNRTIPYLGPDGKAQVTVEYENGKPRHITAVVVSNQHNDKIGHARIEKDIIRHVVKPVCGKWLTADTKFYINPTGKFVRGGPYADAGLTGRKIIVDTYGGMGRHGGGAFSGKDPSKVDRSGAYMARYIAKNIVAAGLAEKCEVQLAYAIGIADPVSINVNLFNTGKISEEKITALIRKVFPLKPGEILKALNLKRPIYKQTASNGHFGRDEFPWEKLDKVKELKALAKK, from the coding sequence ATGATCAAGGGGAAATATCTGTTCACGTCAGAATCGGTGTGCGCCGGGCACCCGGACAAGGTTTGCGACCAGATTTCCGACAGCATTCTCGACGCCTGCCTGAAGCAGGACCCGGATTCGCGCGTGGCCATCGAAACCCTGACCAAGACCGGCATGGTGCTGGTGGCCGGCGAGTTGACCACCAAGGCCTATGTCAACATCCCGACCATCGTCCGCCAGACCCTCAAGGAGATCGGCTACACGAGTTCGCATTACGGCATTGAGTACGAGACCTGCGCCGTGCTGGTGCACATCGAGGAGCAGTCCCCCGACATCGCCATGGGCGTCAACACCGCCAGGGGCCACGAGCAGGGCGCCGGCGACCAGGGCATGATGTTCGGCTACGCCACCAACGAGACCGCCAATTACATGCCCCTGCCCATCGCCATGGCCCACAAGCTGACGGCGCGGCTGGCCCAGGTACGCAAGAACCGCACCATCCCCTACCTCGGTCCCGACGGCAAGGCCCAGGTGACCGTGGAATACGAAAACGGCAAGCCCCGCCACATCACCGCGGTGGTGGTTTCCAATCAGCACAATGATAAGATCGGCCACGCCCGCATCGAGAAGGACATCATCCGCCACGTGGTCAAGCCCGTCTGCGGCAAGTGGCTGACCGCCGACACCAAGTTCTACATCAACCCCACCGGCAAGTTCGTCAGGGGCGGCCCCTACGCCGACGCCGGCCTGACCGGGCGCAAGATCATCGTCGACACCTACGGCGGCATGGGCCGGCATGGCGGCGGCGCTTTTTCCGGCAAGGACCCCAGCAAGGTCGACCGCTCCGGCGCCTACATGGCCCGCTATATCGCCAAGAACATCGTGGCCGCCGGCCTGGCCGAAAAGTGCGAAGTGCAGCTGGCCTACGCCATCGGCATTGCCGACCCGGTCTCGATCAACGTCAACCTGTTCAACACCGGCAAGATAAGCGAAGAAAAAATCACCGCCCTGATCCGCAAAGTCTTCCCGCTCAAACCCGGCGAAATCCTCAAGGCACTCAATCTGAAAAGACCCATCTACAAGCAGACGGCATCCAACGGCCACTTCGGCCGTGACGAATTCCCCTGGGAGAAGCTGGACAAGGTCAAAGAGCTCAAGGCCTTAGCCAAGAAATAG